The stretch of DNA GCTGTTTCTGAAACTGTAGGAGCTAAAACAATCCATTCTGCAGCAATTGCTGGTGAAGATATATTAGCAGCAGCTTCAGGCACATTGTCAGCTACCAGTGAGAACATGCCTTCTGCCGAAGTTAAAGAGAAGACCAGTAGTTCTACACAGGTTTCTACTTGTGCTTCAGCTGTAGGACCTGTTACTCAAGCTGTGGATAGTTTGAACAAACATAAGAGTGCTGAGGTAGATGATTTAGCCCAAGAGAATAAACTGTTAAGCCATAACATTTTGGAAAGGGGTGATAAATCTGAAATTTCAACTCTTCAGAGATGTAAAAATGCTAGTGACGGTGGGACAGAATTTAATCAACTCAAACAAGGTGTTACAGAGTTAAGTTCTGAGGATGTAACTATAAGAACTGGACAGCATGGGCAGGGTGAATCTGCAAGTTACGGCACAGAGTGTGACCAGATGACTAATAATTTAGGCATGTCTACCTCTACTGCATTGGATTCTAAAGCTGTCTCTCTAAACAGAAATGATAGTGTAGTTAGTAATGAAGCTATTTCTACAACTTCTGGCTCATCAGATCAGCAATCTTCTGATCTTATAGAAACAACTTCAGAACATTGCAAGGATAGTTCAGAGGATGCTGGTAGTGGCTCGTTGTCTCTTCCAGAAGCATCTGGTACTAAAGACAAACCAATTTTAGAACCAAGCAAGGTGAAAGCTACatcaaaaggaaaaaagaaacgAAAGGAGGTTCTTCTGAAAGCAGATGCTGCTGGGTCAACATCTGATCTTTATAATGCTTATAAGGGACCTGATGATAAGAAAGAAGCTGTTGTAAGTTCAGAAAACACTGAAAATGTTACTACTTCTGGAGATTCGAAGCAGTTTTCTGTGGATGCTGTTCAGCCAGATGCAGTTGCAACTGAACAAGGTGGGAAGAGTAAGGCTGAACTTGAGGACTGGGAGGATGCTGCCGACATGTCCACACCAAAGCTAGAAGTATCAGATAAAACACAACAGGTTAGCGATGGAAGTGCAGTTACCGATAAAAAGTACTCTCGAGATTTCCTTTTGAAATTTGCAGAGCAATGCACTGATCTCCCTGAAGGGTTTGAAATCATGGCAGACATAGCCGAAGCTTTGATGAGTTCTAATATTGGTTCTCATGTTATTGGACGCGATTCACATCCTTCTACTGGAAGAAATGCAGATAGGTCAGGTGGGATGTCGCGGATGGATCGTCGTGGGAGTGGTGTTATTGAGGACGATAAATGGAGTAAAGTTTCTGGTGCCTTCCATTCTGATATGCGTTTGGATGGTATTGGAGGTAATACAGGATTTCGACCTGGCCAAGGAGGCAATTTTGGTGTTTTAAGGAATCCACGTACACCGACTGCTATGCAATATGGTGGAGGGATTCTTTCTGGGCCAATGCAATCCATGGTAAATCAGGGAGGAATGCAAAGAAATAGCCCTGATGGTGAAAGGTGGCAGCGTGCTGCTAGCTTCCAGCAGAGGGGTTTAATTCCATCTCCTTTACCAACGATCCACAAAGCTGAGAAGAAGTATGAGGTGGGTAAAGTTACAGATGAAGAACAGGCCAAGCAGAGGCAGTTGAAAGCTATATTAAACAAGTTAACTCCCCAGAATTTTGAGAAGCTTTTTGAGCAGGTAAAAGCAGTTAATATTGACAATGTCATCACTCTCACTGGTGTCATCTCACAAATCTTTGAGAAAGCCTTGATGGAGCCTACCTTCTGTGAAATGTATGCCACTTTCTGTTTTCATCTGGCAGCTGCATTACCTGATCTCAGTCAAGACAATGAAAAGATAACATTCAAAAGATTATTATTAAACAAGTGCCAAGAAGAATTTGAGAGGGGTGAAAGAGAGCAAGAAGAAGCTAATAAAGCTGATGAGGGTGAGGTGAAACAGTCTGATGAGGAAAGAGAAGCGAAACGAACCAAGGCTCGAAGACGAATGTTGGGTAATATCAGATTGATTGGAGAACTGTATAAGAAGAAAATGTTGACAGAGAGGATAATGCACGAGTGCATCAAAAAATTACTAGGTCAGTTTCAGGATCCCGATGAAGAAGATATTGAAGCTTTATGCAAATTGATGAGTACTATTGGCGAGATGATTGACCATCCCAAAGCCAAGGAACATATGGATGTATATTTTGAAAGGATGAAATCATTATCAAACAATATGAATTTATCTTCTAGGGTGAGGTTCATGTTGAAGGATGCCATTGATTTGAGAAAGAATAAATGGCAGCAAAGGAGAAAAGTGGAAGGTCCAAAGAAGATTGAAGAGGTGCACAGAGATGCTTCGCAAGAGAGGCAGGCCCAAGCTGGTAGGCTGAGTCGTGGTCCGGGTATTAATACGGCAAGAAGGATGCCTATGGATTTTGGTCCAAGAGGTTCGTCTATGTTAACTTCTCCTAATGCCCAGATTGGTGGACTGCGTGGGTTGCCTACTCAAGTTCGTGGGTATGGTTCTCAGGATGTTCGTGGGGGTGAAAGGCAATCTTATGAGGCCAGGACACTGTCTATTCCCTTGCCTCAAAGGCCTTTGGGTGATGACTCAATAACCTTGGGACCACAGGGTGGTCTTGCTAGAGGAATGTCTATTAGAGGTCCTTCTGCAGTATCAAGTTCGATTGGTCTTAATGGTTACAGTAATTTACCAGAGCGCCCTTCATATAGCTCTAGGGAGGACCCCACTCCAAGATACGTTCAGGATAGATTTGTTGGTTCAACTACTTACGATCAATCAATTATTGAAGAGCATAATATGAATTATGGTAACAAGGATATGAGAAATGTTGATAGGATTATTGATAGACCTGTTGTAAATCCACCTCTTGTCCATGCACAAGGGACAGTAGGATCCCAGAGTACCTCCTCAGAAAAGGGTTGGTCAGAAGAGCGACTACAGAATATGTCCATGGCAGCAATTAAAGAATACTATAGGTACTGCTTTCTCTTCACATGGTTACTATTCACTTTATGCTTGTGCCAAATATGTATTTTTCTGAGAAACGTGATTTCTAGTTTGGTATTTATCATTTTGTTAGAAGTATATTGGAAACTTTGTTGTAAATTGTGTATAATGGCGCGGAGTGCTGGAACAAAACCGATATAGCGGATTGAGGGATATCCATTATTGTGAAGACTAAAAAACAGTACACAAACCAAACATTAATTTTAACAGGATACATAAATACTCAAATAggaaaatatacaaaattaaaggGTAATCTtacttaataattataatttaactcTGGTCACTTGTCATTagggttaaaaataaaaaacccaaTATAACTTCACTACTATTTAAAGTTCTAAAACAGAAGAATACGAGAAAAGAACAATAGAGGAAAATAAACAAACCAACAGAACAGAAGAAGGAAAGGAAACCACAGAACATAACTAGCGATGATGAAGAAGGGTTCGCAGAACAGAGTAGTTGCGCTTTGCAGAACAGAACTAGCATTAGCAGGAGAACGAAGGTTTGTGCAAAGAAGATGGTTTTGCAGATTTAACATGTTCTCAAAGGAGGAATAATTAAATAGGCCACTTAAAATAATTCGAAAAGGTAACTACACTCTTAAAAAATACAGAacgaatttaaaaaaaaaggggaTTTGAGGTATTCACGGGTGATCCCTAGAAGGCGTACATGAAATAGCAAACACGCCGTGCCTGNNNNNNNNNNNNNNNNNNNNNNNNNNNNNNNNNNNNNNNNNNNNNNNNNNNNNNNNNNNNNNNNNNNNNNNNNNNNNNNNNNNNNNNNNNNNNNNNNNNNNNNNNNNNNNNNNNNNNNNNNNNNNNATGGCTCGCTGGCAGGAAGCGTCACAGTGGACGCGATCATGGCGCGATTGGCAACATAGCTGGAAACTATTAAATTGTAAATCTGAACGAAATATGCATTTCGTATGCATATGATATACACAACCATATTTTACAGCTATATAATTAGGCATAGTGTATGGAACTTGTCTATTTAACTTTTGCAAagcttaaattttgttttttccaatacaaaatttcctttttatatctTAACAAGTGTCCTAAGGAGATGAGTTGATATTTTGTAgctatataattatttataaaatacaattacAAGTGGATAAGTTGTTTTCTAATTTGTGTAGTGTTAAATGGTGATTTATTTTTCTGTCATCTTGTCTTGTCACACAATGATCTGATTTTAAGTTATGGACTCAATTCAGTGCTAGAGATGTGAACGAAGTTGTTTTATGCATCAAAGATCTGAACTCTCCAAGCTTTCATCCTTCCATGGTTTCTCTCTGGGTCACAGACTCGTTCGAGAGAAAGGACACAGAGAGAGATCTTTTAGCCAAACTGCTGATCGACCTTGCAAAACCTCATGGTGGCACCTTAAGTCAAGCCCAACTCATTGAAGGGTGAGATTTATTTCATAACTTGTATTAAGATCTGTCattgtgaatttaaaaatttgaaattgttgcTCATTCCTATTTATCTTGGCTAGGTTTGAATCTGTTCTAACTACTTTGGAAGATGTGGTTACGGATGCACCGAAAGCACCAGAGTTTCTTGGCCGCATTTTCGCCAAAGTTATTACAGAGGATGTAGTCTCTTTGAAAGAGATTGGGCGGCTAATACACGATGGCGGAGAGGAACCAGGAAGCCTCTTACAAATTGGACTTGCAGCTGATGTTCTTGGAAGCACCTTGGAAGTGATACAAACCGACAACGGCGATGCCATTTTGAATGAGATCCAGACAAGCTCCAACTTGCAGTTGCAGACTTTCCGGCCACCACAACCGATTAAATCACGGAAGctagaaaaatttatttagggATAGAGAtggtgaaattttatttatgtcttAGTGCTGTTAGGATACTCCAATTTGCAGAAATGCTCTTCTCCGCGGGGTGGTGATGGGGATAATT from Cicer arietinum cultivar CDC Frontier isolate Library 1 chromosome 3, Cicar.CDCFrontier_v2.0, whole genome shotgun sequence encodes:
- the LOC101491945 gene encoding eukaryotic translation initiation factor 4G-like — encoded protein: MSFNQSKSDNRRSGRSASFNQQRGSSGGSYVNKSGTGAAAPSPSLSSSRSFNKKSNNHAQGGPSRVNPTPANSAEFNYASAVRTTPNGSHVQPQFHGGSDAPVTNATAKPSESSAAQRSTRVVPKAPPTSQPPPVSSDSAAPTTPPKGDASVAFPVQFGSISPGIMNGMAIPARTSSAPPNLDEQKRDQVRHDSSRPVPSVPTPPVPKQLPVNKDTGVTGQSKAGETHTGTRPKKDTQVLPAASLMQKPAVIPLPGISMAMPYRQSPAPLHFSAANPQIHSQGMSTAPLQMPLPMPMPLPIRNAGQVQQQIFVPSIQPHPIHHQGQHIGYSPQIGHQFPHQLGNMGINPQYSPQQGGKFAVPRKTTPVKITHPDTHEELRLDKRDDNGGSSGARSHSGMPSQSPSVQPFAASHPVGHYASNSLFYPTPNSLPLSSSQITPNTHPPRLGYAVNHGPQNGGFTNSSSSNNSLPVDKIVTSISGNVQPLNTEISCDVLNAISSTMSGASSVSIKPSGRSGVVNSTYANSSISGAQKGGSPSSSITSSDVGSSVPQKGPEICSGISSEQSTAASSEKLTSASLLSSSSALSEDSALVVTNNEGRKKESLSRSNSLKDNQKKLQKKGQLQHQVTVQSSDVANEPSLAVSETVGAKTIHSAAIAGEDILAAASGTLSATSENMPSAEVKEKTSSSTQVSTCASAVGPVTQAVDSLNKHKSAEVDDLAQENKLLSHNILERGDKSEISTLQRCKNASDGGTEFNQLKQGVTELSSEDVTIRTGQHGQGESASYGTECDQMTNNLGMSTSTALDSKAVSLNRNDSVVSNEAISTTSGSSDQQSSDLIETTSEHCKDSSEDAGSGSLSLPEASGTKDKPILEPSKVKATSKGKKKRKEVLLKADAAGSTSDLYNAYKGPDDKKEAVVSSENTENVTTSGDSKQFSVDAVQPDAVATEQGGKSKAELEDWEDAADMSTPKLEVSDKTQQVSDGSAVTDKKYSRDFLLKFAEQCTDLPEGFEIMADIAEALMSSNIGSHVIGRDSHPSTGRNADRSGGMSRMDRRGSGVIEDDKWSKVSGAFHSDMRLDGIGGNTGFRPGQGGNFGVLRNPRTPTAMQYGGGILSGPMQSMVNQGGMQRNSPDGERWQRAASFQQRGLIPSPLPTIHKAEKKYEVGKVTDEEQAKQRQLKAILNKLTPQNFEKLFEQVKAVNIDNVITLTGVISQIFEKALMEPTFCEMYATFCFHLAAALPDLSQDNEKITFKRLLLNKCQEEFERGEREQEEANKADEGEVKQSDEEREAKRTKARRRMLGNIRLIGELYKKKMLTERIMHECIKKLLGQFQDPDEEDIEALCKLMSTIGEMIDHPKAKEHMDVYFERMKSLSNNMNLSSRVRFMLKDAIDLRKNKWQQRRKVEGPKKIEEVHRDASQERQAQAGRLSRGPGINTARRMPMDFGPRGSSMLTSPNAQIGGLRGLPTQVRGYGSQDVRGGERQSYEARTLSIPLPQRPLGDDSITLGPQGGLARGMSIRGPSAVSSSIGLNGYSNLPERPSYSSREDPTPRYVQDRFVGSTTYDQSIIEEHNMNYGNKDMRNVDRIIDRPVVNPPLVHAQGTVGSQSTSSEKGWSEERLQNMSMAAIKEYYSARDVNEVVLCIKDLNSPSFHPSMVSLWVTDSFERKDTERDLLAKLLIDLAKPHGGTLSQAQLIEGFESVLTTLEDVVTDAPKAPEFLGRIFAKVITEDVVSLKEIGRLIHDGGEEPGSLLQIGLAADVLGSTLEVIQTDNGDAILNEIQTSSNLQLQTFRPPQPIKSRKLEKFI